The Nostoc sp. 'Lobaria pulmonaria (5183) cyanobiont' DNA window TTTGTAAATGACTGTTTTAATCATTACTCACAGCCAAGACAACGAAAGTATTCCTCTAGTTATTCAGGCAATTGAAGCCCAAGGAAAGAAAGCATTTCGTTTTGACACAGACCGATTTCCCACAGAAGTGCAGTTAGATATTTACTATGGTAGTACTAAGCGAGTGATTCTGAGTGTCGATGACCAGACATTAGATTTAAATCAAGTGTCAGCAGTTTGGTATCGGCGCATTGCAATTGGGTCAAAAATTCCCAACTCGATGGACAGTCAACTTAGACAAGCCTCACTGAAAGAATCTCGCGTCAGTATTGAGGGAATGATTGCTAGTATCAGGGGGTTTCATCTTGACCCTGTGCCAAATATTCGCCGAGCCGAAAATAAGCAACTGCAATTACAAATAGCAGGAGATGTTGGTCTAGATACGCCACGCACTCTGACTACAAATAATCCAGTAGCAGTAAAGCAATTTGCCCAAGAGTGTCAGCAGGGAATGATTACAAAAATGCTGTCTTCCTTTGCTATTTATGATGAACAAGGGCGAGAAAAAGTTGTGTTTACAAATCCAATTTCATCAGAGGATCTAGACAACCTTGATGGCTTACGTTTCTGCCCAATGACATTTCAGGAGAAGATTCCCAAGGCATTGGAATTGCGGACAATTATTGTAGGTAAGCGTGTGCTAACGGCTGCGGTTGATTCTCAAACTTTGGATAAGGCACGTTACGACTGGCGCAAACAGGGAATCGCCTTACTCGACGCTTGGGAGTCATACACTTTGCCCGAAGATGTCGAAGAGAAATTGCTCAAACTCATGGCAGAATTCCGTTTAAACTATGGGGCGCTTGATATTATTTTGACTCCTGATGGTCGTCATGTATTCCTTGAAGTTAACCCAGTTGGCGAGTTTTTCTGGCTGGAACGCTGTCCTGGCTTACCGATTTCTCAGGCGATCGCTGAGGTTTTAAATAATTCAGCTAATTGACTCAATTTTCTCTACTTTAACCATGCGGTAACTACTATATGTCAAAATAATCACAGTTGCAGTAACAGAAGGAATAAAAGCATTGCCGTGCAGGTAAGCAGTTGCAAGGATGGCTATCTCTACCACTTTCAGAAAATGATTAGTTTGTATATCATGAGACACTACTGTTAAATCTTTGAGAGCCATCACACTCAGTTTCCGTACTTAGGACTAATCCCTAATTTACTTGACTTTTAGGCTTAACTGAACCGTATTGGGGCTAGGGGGACAAGTCTCTCCCTTATCTCCCCCTCTACCTTGTCTCTTCCCAATGCCCCATTCGCAATTTAGAGAGAACTACCCTGCATAAGGATTACCAATTCTGTCTACAGAGACATTAGAGGAAAATGGCAAACGACCTGGATTTAAGCGTGGTTCGGCTGCATAGCCAACAGGAATTAAAACAGCGATCGCTAAATCTGGATTATCCCCTGCACTAATCACTTGTTTTACCTGATCCTCAATCCAACCGTTCATAAAACAAGTGGATAATCCCAGACTTTCTGCTGCTAACACCAAATGGGTAGCAGCAATGATGGCATCTTTGATCGCATATTCGCGTCGCTTCTCGCCCAACGCCGCTTGAAATTGGGGGACGGCGGTTTTAAAGTAGTTTACCGTACCTTCATTCCATGCCCCAGTTTCGAGTCCCCGCTCTAGAATTGGGGCCAAGTTTTGTTCGCCTGCGTTAGGATCGGCGGCAAAAACAAAGGTTACAGGTGCTTGAACAATTTGCTGTTGATTAAAAGATGCTGCTGACAGTGCTGCCTTTTGCGCCTCATCTTGCACAAGAATAATTTGCCAATCCTGGATATTATAGCTGCTGGGTGCAGCTACGGTTAACTCTACTAGTTGCTTGAGCAATTCTGGGGCGATGGGGTCTGTTTTAAAAGTTTTGATGGAACGACGTTGAGCGATCGCACTGGGTACATCTAAAGGTTGGGTTTGAGTAATGGAAATCATGAGATTCTCCTGATAAGTTGAGTTATGAAAGGGTTTCAGATTTTACTCTGCTGAGAGTGATTAAGAGCAAGGCAATGTAATGTGTTCCTCTCTAATTGGCAATGTTAACCGGGTTAGAGATGTGTTCATGGATAATGCGCCATTGTCCGTCTCGCTTCTCCCATACAAGCGTTGCATGAGCCGTAATTTTAACCGCCTCATTCGCTATAGTGGCTACCGTACTCTCAAAAATCAGAGCTGAGACGGTAATGTTATCACCTGTAAATATCTGAATATCCCCAACTGATTTAACTTGCCACTGTGTTATTGCTGTCATGAAGGGCTTCCATATCTCCTGATACGATTGCCATCCTTGAATTCGAGTGGTCTGCGGTGAGAGGGTATCGAAGGCGAGCAATTGTTCATCTTGCCAGTAGAGATTGTCTAGAACAGAAAAATCAAATGGTTTGTTGCCTGCACTAAACGCGGCTAGCCAATTGTTAACGCGTTCTTTGATTTCCCTTTCCTCTAAAGTATCTTTCATAGTTGACAACTAATTTACACAACCATTTTGTTGGATCTTGGAAAAATCTCAAACTCCTCAGTTTGATTTGATACTTTAGAGTGCGGAAAGTGGGTTTTAATTATTCAGAGGAGAAGAATTACGCCTTAGCTACCGGCTCGTTAGCAGTTGACCAAAATGGATAGTCTGTATATCCCTTTTCATCGCCACCATAAAAGCTTGCTTGATCTGCTTCATTTAGTGGTGCATTCAAAGCCAAGCGTCGAGGTAAATCGGGATTTGATATAAATAGTGTACCAAAGGCAACTAAATCTGCTGCTTTGTTTGCCAGTACTGCATCGCCTTTTTCACGGGTATAACCACCATTAACGATCAGTGTACCTGTAAAGCGATCGCGTAGATGACTAGTGGGTACAATTATCCCGCCATGTCTAATGTCTGCCTCTATTGCCTCAAAAATATGCAGATATGCCAAATTAAACTGGTTCAACGCTTGAGCCGCATAACCGAATGTCTCCAGGGGATTGGAGTCATGCATATCGTTATAAGTCCCACTAGGAGATAAACGTACCCCAACTCGGTTAGAATCCCACACACTAGTTACCGCCTCTGTCACCTCCAACAGGAATCGGGCACGATTTTCAATGTCACCTCCATATTTATCTGTGCGTTGATTCGTACCATCCCGGAGAAACTGATCTATTAAATAACCATTAGCTGCGTGAATTTCTACCCCATCAAACCCAGCCGCTAGGGCATTTGCCGCTCCCTGACGGTACTGTTCGACTATCTGCGGTATTTCCGAAGTTTCTAAAGCACGGGGAGTAACAAAGGGTTTTGGCCCCTCATAAGTTGTAGCGTCACCTTTAGGAGCAATGGCAGAAGGTGCTACAGGTAAAGCTCCATTCGGTTGTAAATCAGGGTGAGAAATCCTGCCTACGTGCCATAGTTGCAGAAAAATTCTTCCTCCCTGTTGATGCACAGCATCGGTTACTAACTTCCATCCCTCCACCTGTTCTGGTGAATGAATTCCTGGTGTAGCAGGATAGCCCTGTCCTTCAGGAGTTACCTGTGTTGCTTCAGCAATAATCAGTCCAGCGGAAGCACGTTGGACGTAGTAGGTAGCATTCAGTTGGTGCGGTACGTTTCCCTGACCTGCCCTGTTTCGGGTTAAAGGTGCCATCACTATTCGGTTAGGTAGTTCCAGATTCCCTAATTGGTAAGGAGAAAATAAGTTGATATCATTAGTCATTGGTTTTATCTCCAAATTATTTTAGTCATTGGTCATTGGTCATTGGTCATTGGTCATTGGGCATTGGGCATTGGGCATTGGGCATTGGGTATTCTCCTTGTCCCCTTGTCCCCCAGCCCCCACGCAAAGCGCATTAACTAAACAATCGACCGAATAACGCCACCATCTACCCGTAAAGCTGCACCATTAGTTGCCGATGCTACGGGGCTAGAAAGATAAACTACGATCGCTGCTACTTCTTCATTAGTTGCAAAGCGTTTGATTAGCGAAGTTGGACGTACATTTTGAAAAAATTCAGCCTCAACTTCAGCGCGAGTAATACCGCGTTCCTGTCCCAGGTTGGTGATAAAACCTTCAACTCCTTCTGAGCGGGTTGGCCCTGGTAAGACGGAGTTTACTGTGACTCCAGTACCAACTGTCATTTCTGCTAGACCTCGTGCAATGGCAAGCTGCGCTGTCTTAGTTGTGCCGTAGTGAATCATTTCTACGGGAATTTGAATAGCAGATTCGCTGGAGATAAAAATTATCCGCCCCCAGTTTTGCTCTAGCTGCTTTTGCAGATATTGCCGACTCAAACGGACTCCACTAAGGACGTTAACCTCAAATATGTTTAACCAGTCTTTATCAGTAATATCAAAGAAGGTTTTTGGCTCATAAATACCCACATTGTTGATCAGTATATCAACGTCAGGAACCTCTTGAATGAGTTTTTCTACCCCTGATGCAGTGCCTGCGTCCGCAACAACACCAGAAACTTTCGCATCAGGTGTAGAATGCTGAATTTTGGCGATCGCTTGAGCGACTCGTTCTTCAGATCGACCGTTAACAATAATTGATGCACCCTCTTGAGCTAACCCAAGGGCTGTCGCCAAACCAATACCTGCGGTTGAGCCACTCACCAGCGCGGATTTACCATGTAATTTCAAGTCCATTTCGCTCTTTCCCCGTTAGTTGAAACAGAATTCAGAAGTTGGGAATGGGGCACTGCGCATGAGGCATTGGGGCAGGGTGCAGAAAACAATAATTTTCCCCCTGCTCCCTGTGCCCTGTTTCCCCTACTCTCCACCTCCTACTCGCCACTCCCCACCCTCACCTAGCAATTTTGGGTTGGTCGAGTACTAGATTAAAGATGCTGTGCTAAGGTCTTATTCAAGGTGGTTTTTGGAACTGCCCCTACGACAGTATCGACCTGCCTACCCCCCTTAAAAACCATCAGCGTCGGGATGCTGCGAATTCCATAGTGGCTGGCTACAGTAGGATTTTGATCTGTGTTCAACTTCACAAATTTCACCTGTCCTTCGTATTCAGTAGCAACTTCATCGACGACTGGGCCCACCATCCGGCAAGGGCCGCACCACGGGGCCCAAAAGTCCACTAATACCGGAATTTCACTTTCCAAGACTTCTTGCTTGAATGTGGCTTCTGTGACATTTGTAATGGATGACATAAATTGCCCTCCTAATTAATTCTATAATTCGATAATATCGAATAATAAAAATATATGCCACTTGATGAGATAATGCAACTATGAGATTCCTTTATCATCCAGATCGAAAAAATATTTCTTTACCGGGCGTGTTGTATGCCTTGGGCGATCCGGTACGGCTAGAGATTGTGCGCCTGCTGGCGACTGAGGGGGAACAATGCTGTGCCAAATTTGATTTTGCGATCGCAAAATCTACTATGTCCAATCATTTTAAGATTTTGCGGGAGTCGGGGATAGTCTTTACACGTAAAGAAGGGACACATCACATTAACATCCTGCGGCGTGAAGATTTAGAGACACTGTTTCCAGGGCTGCTGGATGCGGTATTGAAAGCCGCTCAACCATTGCCTGTGAGTTCTGTGAGTGATAAACAAACAGCTTCAAGGATTTAGGAGGAATGGGTAATGGGTAATGGGTACTTGTTTAAAAATCTTCTCGTTTTTCAATTTGTGTTTCTAAATCAGCAAAGATATCATGTTGTTCCCCAAAAGTTCTTGGAGTGTGAGATAAATCTAAATCTGTAGAGAGTAAATCAATACCGTCGATAATTTTCGGTATCTGAGCTTGATCAACTTGCAGACCTAGAAAGCATTTCTCCCTGTAATCTGGTCTTTCCTGAAATAGTGCGATCGCTCTTTTCAAAGGACGCATAACCTGATATGCTTTTTCAGCCTTCTCAATTGATGCTTGAGGTATTGGAGATTGCAGCCTGAGAATTGCTAAATCGATTAAATCTCTTGCCTCAACGCTGTCATCGGCGTAACGGTCAGAATTTGACAGTAGCTTAGAGGTAAAACAGTCATTGAAGCTTAAGCAAGGAACGACTGACCACTTTGGATATCTTGGTGGGTCTAGTTGAAAACGAGTTTCGGCAATAATTTCCGTTTTAATCGGCACATCATCTACAAAAACGATCATCCGAATTCCATATTGGTCAGTTGTGCTACGTCCAACTTGGATTTTACTTAAATCCCGAAATAATGCTTCATGCCCACCCTCAAATACCACTGTCCGCAGATATTTGTAGCCTTCTGTACCAACAGAGGCGATAAAATCAACGTCCTTACTCCAGCGATATTCATCAAAATCAAATGCCAGAAGGGTTCCGCCACCGAAGTAAGCAGAACCCTTCCTAAGTATTTCAGAATCTAAGCATTCAAGAACTGTGAGAATTTGATTATGGTGTTCTAACCTGAAGGTCATAAAGAAACTTGCAACCAGGATTTATAGCGTCTGGCGAGTTCCTGAAGGAAATTGAGTTCTTCACCCTCAAGATTATTAAATAGGTTGTGATATTGCCAACCACGCTCGTAGCGACTCAGCATTTCTTCTGAAGTGAACCGATAGACATCGGCAGTCTGCCAACAAATGGACTCCAGAAAAGGCAGCTTTTTGGGGACAATAACAGGATTATTTGTTGGTGTTGCGGTTGTCATAGCTCTTTTAATCAACCACTTTCGGCTTATTTTTATTTAGATTAGCACTGTGGACATCCACTGGACATCCACATTTAATTTTATTCTAACTATAAATTATCTTTCTCTGTGATAAACTCTTCCTTTCCAAGCGCCGCCGCGCCCTTGCCAGTGACGTAGTGCTGAGTCTAGAGTAATCAGGGTATAGAGAAAAGCGATCGCAGGTAAACTCAACGCGAACCAGAAAGAACATTTATAAAAGCGGATCGTCGGGTAGTAAGCGAAAGTCATTAACAGCCATCCGAATAAACCTGTAAGTGCGATCGCCCAATTGCTCCAGACTGCACCCAGAATCACACATACAGGTGGAGTTAAATAAATTAGAGGCATTCCCACCAAAGTTCCCAATAGTATTAATGGCGAATAATTCAGTTGGGTATAGGCAGTACGAGCAACCATATCCCAAATCGTCGCCAGCGAGTCATAAGGGCGCAAGCTACGAGTCAAGCTACTCAATCCCAGCCAGATACGCCCTTGATTGGGCATTGGGTATGGGGCATGGTTATTTTCCTTGTATCCCTTACGCCCTTGCTCCCCTGCTCCTCTGCTCTTCTTAACAGCCTGAGCCAGGGCGCAATCGTCAATTAAAGCTTGGCGAATTACTTGAATACCCCCGATTCGTTCTAAAGCTTCACGGGCGATTAGAATAGATCCCCCGGCGGCTCCTGCTGTGGGATTGTTGGGATTATTCACCCAGCGAAAAGGATAGAGTTTTTGGAAGAAAAAGACAAAAGCTGGAATCAAAAATTTTTCCCAAAAGCTCTCACACCTGAGTCGCACCATTACCGAAACCAAGTCTAAATCTTCCTGCATAGCTTTCTTCACCAGCCGACGGAGATTACCAGGATCGTGTTCGATATCTGCGTCAGTCAGCAAAAAATAATCGGGTGCAAATAAACTCGCGCTCTTTATACCTTGCTCAACTGCCCAAAGTTTTCCCGACCAACCGGGAGGCAGTGATTCACCTGAGATAATATGCAATTGCTGGGGTTTACCGACAGCGTGGGCAACCCCTTCGGCAAAATTTGCTGTCTGATCTGTGCTACGATCGTCCACCAAAAACACCTTGAAAGAACCAGGGTAATCTTGAAGTAGGAGCGATCGCAGTGTAGTGGGTAGCAATTGTGCTTCGTTACGAGCTGGAACTACAGCACAAACCACAGGTAACGATTCTAGCTGAGTTTCTGTAACCTCTAATTGCTGGTCTGTCCGCCAAAACTGTCCCCAAAAACCCAGTAATCCTAACCAAATTGTCAAGGATAACAGCATCAATCCTAATACAATTACATCCATGACCTATTGCAAATTTTCAGTGACTCAGACACAATACTATGTCTACTGAATAGAGGAAAAAAATTTTTCACTGTAGTGCCGCGTTCATAACTAGGTTAAGTGTTGAGGTTAAATAGTTTTTGATGCAAATACAAGACAGGGTAAAAGTCAATCAAATCGCAGATGCGATCGCAGCTAGTCAAGAATATTTGCTTTCGATTCAAAATCCGGCAGGTTATTGGTGGGCAGAGTTAGAATCTAATGTCACCATCACTGCTGAAGTCGTCCTCCTGCATAAAATTTGGGGAACAGACCAAGCCAGACCTTTGCACCAAGTTGAAGCATATTTGCGTCAAGAGCAACGGCAGCATGGCGGCTGGGAACTTTACTATGGTGATGGCGGAGAACTTAGCACTTCGGTTGAAGCCTATATGGCGCTAAGACTGCTAGGTGTACCAGCAACCGATCCGGCGATGATTCGGGCGCAAGCCTTTATTCTCCAAAGGGGTGGGATCAGCAAAACTCGGATTTTTACCAAGTTACACCTAGCCTTGATTGGCTGCTACAACTGGCGCGGTATTCCTTCGCTACCACCTTGGATAATGCTGTTGCCAAAAGCTTTCCCGGTTAATATCTACGAGATGTCTAGCTGGGCACGTTCCAGCACCGTACCATTACTGATTGTATGCGATCGCAAACCTGTTTTTCTCACCGACTCAGCCATCAACCTAGATGAGCTATACGCTGAAGCTATCGATCGAGTCCGGTGGGAATTACCCCAAAGTGGCGATTGGACAGATTTATTCCTCACCCTTGATCGAGGTTTCAAGTTGGCAGAAAGCCTTAATTTAGTACCCTTCCGCCAAGAAGGCATCAAAGCCGCCGAAAAGTGGATTTTAGAGCGCCAAGAAGCTACAGGCGACTGGGGCGGCATTATTCCGGCGATGTTGAATTCAATGTTAGCTTTGCGGTGTCTGGATTATGACCGAAACGATCCCATTGTGGAACGAGGTTTGCAAGCAATTGATAACTTTGCGATTGAAACAGAGGATAGTTACCGGGTACAGCCTTGTGTTTCACCTGTCTGGGATACAGCTTGGGCGATGCGTGCCTTAGTAGAATCTGGCTTTGCAGCAGATCATCCGGCTGTGGTAAAAGCTGGAGAATGGTTATTACAAAAACAAATTTTAGATTACGGAGATTGGGCTGTCAAAAATCGTCAAGGAAAACCAGGGGCTTGGGCATTTGAGTTTGAGAATCGCTTTTATCCAGATGTAGACGACTCGGCGGTGGTGGTTATGGCTCTACATTTGGCGAAACTCCCAAATGAAAAAATCAAGCAGGCTGCGATCGCTCGTGCCTTAAACTGGATTGCATCTATGCAATGTAAACCAGGTGGTTGGGCTGCTTTTGATTTGGATAACGATCAAGATTGGCTTAACTCGATTCCTTATGGCGATTTAAAAGCGATGATTGATCCAAATACCGCAGATGTTACCGCCAGAGTACTAGAAATGCTGGGTGCTTGTGATTTGTCAATTGATAGTGATAATTTGGAGCGATCGCTTACTTATCTTTTGCACGAACAAGAAACTGAAGGCTGTTGGTTTGGTCGTTGGGGTGTAAATTATATCTACGGCACCAGTGGCGTTTTATCAGCTTTGGCGTTAATCGATCCTCAAAGACATAAACTCAGTCTAGAACGGGGAGCAGCTTGGTTAGTTGGATGTCAAAATCCAGATGGTGGTTGGGGCGAGACTTGCCGCAGCTATGATGACCCCAGTCTCAAAGGAAAAGGAAATAGTACTGCATCTCAAACTGCTTGGGCTTTAATTGGGTTGATAGCAGCAGGTGAAGCAACTGGTAAATTAGCTCTTGATGCGATCGAGCGAGGAATTGACTATCTGGTGGCAACTCAACAGCCTGATGGTACTTGGTTTGAGGCGGACTTTACAGGTACTGGCTTCCCTTGCCATTTTTATCTCAAGTATCATCTGTATCAACAATACTTTCCTTTAATTGCGCTAGGTCGCTATCAAGCAGCGATTCAAAAAGGTTAAGAGTAATTTATACGCGTTTGCCCTACCTCCCCAACCCTCCCCTTGGTCAGGGCTAAGGCGTACACACAAGTCCTAAAAATCTAGCTTGATAAGGCTTTTCTCATTCTCTATACAAAGCATGGGAACGAGGAAATAGCATTGTCAGTCGATACAATGCCATTGTCAGCCGATGCAATGTCATTGTCAATCGATGCAATGCCATTGTCAGCCGATGCAATG harbors:
- a CDS encoding MvdD family ATP-grasp ribosomal peptide maturase; this translates as MTVLIITHSQDNESIPLVIQAIEAQGKKAFRFDTDRFPTEVQLDIYYGSTKRVILSVDDQTLDLNQVSAVWYRRIAIGSKIPNSMDSQLRQASLKESRVSIEGMIASIRGFHLDPVPNIRRAENKQLQLQIAGDVGLDTPRTLTTNNPVAVKQFAQECQQGMITKMLSSFAIYDEQGREKVVFTNPISSEDLDNLDGLRFCPMTFQEKIPKALELRTIIVGKRVLTAAVDSQTLDKARYDWRKQGIALLDAWESYTLPEDVEEKLLKLMAEFRLNYGALDIILTPDGRHVFLEVNPVGEFFWLERCPGLPISQAIAEVLNNSAN
- a CDS encoding nitroreductase family protein — translated: MISITQTQPLDVPSAIAQRRSIKTFKTDPIAPELLKQLVELTVAAPSSYNIQDWQIILVQDEAQKAALSAASFNQQQIVQAPVTFVFAADPNAGEQNLAPILERGLETGAWNEGTVNYFKTAVPQFQAALGEKRREYAIKDAIIAATHLVLAAESLGLSTCFMNGWIEDQVKQVISAGDNPDLAIAVLIPVGYAAEPRLNPGRLPFSSNVSVDRIGNPYAG
- a CDS encoding YybH family protein; translation: MKDTLEEREIKERVNNWLAAFSAGNKPFDFSVLDNLYWQDEQLLAFDTLSPQTTRIQGWQSYQEIWKPFMTAITQWQVKSVGDIQIFTGDNITVSALIFESTVATIANEAVKITAHATLVWEKRDGQWRIIHEHISNPVNIAN
- a CDS encoding alkene reductase, with the translated sequence MTNDINLFSPYQLGNLELPNRIVMAPLTRNRAGQGNVPHQLNATYYVQRASAGLIIAEATQVTPEGQGYPATPGIHSPEQVEGWKLVTDAVHQQGGRIFLQLWHVGRISHPDLQPNGALPVAPSAIAPKGDATTYEGPKPFVTPRALETSEIPQIVEQYRQGAANALAAGFDGVEIHAANGYLIDQFLRDGTNQRTDKYGGDIENRARFLLEVTEAVTSVWDSNRVGVRLSPSGTYNDMHDSNPLETFGYAAQALNQFNLAYLHIFEAIEADIRHGGIIVPTSHLRDRFTGTLIVNGGYTREKGDAVLANKAADLVAFGTLFISNPDLPRRLALNAPLNEADQASFYGGDEKGYTDYPFWSTANEPVAKA
- a CDS encoding SDR family NAD(P)-dependent oxidoreductase, with translation MDLKLHGKSALVSGSTAGIGLATALGLAQEGASIIVNGRSEERVAQAIAKIQHSTPDAKVSGVVADAGTASGVEKLIQEVPDVDILINNVGIYEPKTFFDITDKDWLNIFEVNVLSGVRLSRQYLQKQLEQNWGRIIFISSESAIQIPVEMIHYGTTKTAQLAIARGLAEMTVGTGVTVNSVLPGPTRSEGVEGFITNLGQERGITRAEVEAEFFQNVRPTSLIKRFATNEEVAAIVVYLSSPVASATNGAALRVDGGVIRSIV
- the trxA gene encoding thioredoxin — its product is MSSITNVTEATFKQEVLESEIPVLVDFWAPWCGPCRMVGPVVDEVATEYEGQVKFVKLNTDQNPTVASHYGIRSIPTLMVFKGGRQVDTVVGAVPKTTLNKTLAQHL
- a CDS encoding ArsR/SmtB family transcription factor; this encodes MRFLYHPDRKNISLPGVLYALGDPVRLEIVRLLATEGEQCCAKFDFAIAKSTMSNHFKILRESGIVFTRKEGTHHINILRREDLETLFPGLLDAVLKAAQPLPVSSVSDKQTASRI
- a CDS encoding nucleotidyl transferase AbiEii/AbiGii toxin family protein, coding for MTFRLEHHNQILTVLECLDSEILRKGSAYFGGGTLLAFDFDEYRWSKDVDFIASVGTEGYKYLRTVVFEGGHEALFRDLSKIQVGRSTTDQYGIRMIVFVDDVPIKTEIIAETRFQLDPPRYPKWSVVPCLSFNDCFTSKLLSNSDRYADDSVEARDLIDLAILRLQSPIPQASIEKAEKAYQVMRPLKRAIALFQERPDYREKCFLGLQVDQAQIPKIIDGIDLLSTDLDLSHTPRTFGEQHDIFADLETQIEKREDF
- a CDS encoding glycosyltransferase, whose protein sequence is MDVIVLGLMLLSLTIWLGLLGFWGQFWRTDQQLEVTETQLESLPVVCAVVPARNEAQLLPTTLRSLLLQDYPGSFKVFLVDDRSTDQTANFAEGVAHAVGKPQQLHIISGESLPPGWSGKLWAVEQGIKSASLFAPDYFLLTDADIEHDPGNLRRLVKKAMQEDLDLVSVMVRLRCESFWEKFLIPAFVFFFQKLYPFRWVNNPNNPTAGAAGGSILIAREALERIGGIQVIRQALIDDCALAQAVKKSRGAGEQGRKGYKENNHAPYPMPNQGRIWLGLSSLTRSLRPYDSLATIWDMVARTAYTQLNYSPLILLGTLVGMPLIYLTPPVCVILGAVWSNWAIALTGLFGWLLMTFAYYPTIRFYKCSFWFALSLPAIAFLYTLITLDSALRHWQGRGGAWKGRVYHRER
- the shc gene encoding squalene--hopene cyclase, whose protein sequence is MQIQDRVKVNQIADAIAASQEYLLSIQNPAGYWWAELESNVTITAEVVLLHKIWGTDQARPLHQVEAYLRQEQRQHGGWELYYGDGGELSTSVEAYMALRLLGVPATDPAMIRAQAFILQRGGISKTRIFTKLHLALIGCYNWRGIPSLPPWIMLLPKAFPVNIYEMSSWARSSTVPLLIVCDRKPVFLTDSAINLDELYAEAIDRVRWELPQSGDWTDLFLTLDRGFKLAESLNLVPFRQEGIKAAEKWILERQEATGDWGGIIPAMLNSMLALRCLDYDRNDPIVERGLQAIDNFAIETEDSYRVQPCVSPVWDTAWAMRALVESGFAADHPAVVKAGEWLLQKQILDYGDWAVKNRQGKPGAWAFEFENRFYPDVDDSAVVVMALHLAKLPNEKIKQAAIARALNWIASMQCKPGGWAAFDLDNDQDWLNSIPYGDLKAMIDPNTADVTARVLEMLGACDLSIDSDNLERSLTYLLHEQETEGCWFGRWGVNYIYGTSGVLSALALIDPQRHKLSLERGAAWLVGCQNPDGGWGETCRSYDDPSLKGKGNSTASQTAWALIGLIAAGEATGKLALDAIERGIDYLVATQQPDGTWFEADFTGTGFPCHFYLKYHLYQQYFPLIALGRYQAAIQKG